The Solibacillus sp. FSL W7-1464 genome contains a region encoding:
- a CDS encoding M20 family metallopeptidase — MEAFDFFTLHEKDIKDDIKRLVLADSPSQNKELLDLCKDVLQSMFYDYFHVKATEYAMEHNGNHLRFEMGEGTEQILMIGHYDTVWDKGALPYREEEDKIFGPGILDMKSGLVSAIWFFKYVQKMNLPLKRRVVFFLNSDEEIGSPTSRALIEEEAKKSVAAFILEPAVTVSGELKIARKGTSRYLLNIRGLASHAGNNPRDGVSAITEAARQILNIDALNDYEKGTTLNVGMIQGGGKLNVIPDEAHVGVDVRSVTRTEQERIDDYFEELKPYDQRTKIEIDGGINRPPMERDEESEELFEIAQEEAEELGFDVEEASVGGASDGNFTSLYTPTLDGLGLVGDGIHAEHEHILKDHIIERFALLTNTLMEVVNEIEMEGNRDDGKNTG; from the coding sequence ATGGAAGCATTCGATTTTTTTACATTACATGAAAAAGATATAAAAGATGATATTAAACGCTTAGTATTAGCCGATTCACCTTCGCAAAACAAAGAGCTGCTTGATCTGTGCAAAGATGTACTCCAGTCGATGTTTTATGACTACTTTCATGTAAAGGCAACGGAATATGCGATGGAGCATAACGGCAATCATCTCCGCTTTGAAATGGGCGAAGGGACCGAACAGATCTTAATGATCGGTCATTATGATACCGTTTGGGACAAAGGGGCCTTGCCGTACCGCGAGGAAGAAGATAAAATTTTCGGTCCTGGTATTTTGGATATGAAATCAGGTCTCGTCAGTGCGATTTGGTTTTTTAAATATGTTCAAAAAATGAATCTGCCTTTGAAGCGTCGGGTTGTTTTTTTCCTGAACAGTGATGAAGAAATCGGAAGCCCAACATCCAGAGCGCTAATCGAGGAAGAAGCGAAAAAATCGGTGGCCGCCTTTATACTGGAGCCGGCTGTTACCGTTTCAGGCGAACTGAAAATTGCGCGGAAAGGGACTTCCAGATATTTGCTGAACATTCGGGGGCTTGCATCGCACGCAGGAAATAATCCGCGGGATGGTGTCAGCGCAATTACGGAAGCGGCAAGACAAATCCTGAATATTGATGCGCTCAACGATTACGAGAAGGGGACAACGCTGAATGTCGGGATGATCCAGGGCGGCGGTAAATTGAACGTCATCCCTGACGAGGCGCATGTAGGGGTCGATGTCCGGTCGGTTACACGCACAGAGCAGGAGCGTATCGACGATTATTTCGAGGAGCTTAAACCATATGATCAGCGTACGAAAATCGAAATCGATGGGGGAATTAACCGGCCACCGATGGAACGTGATGAAGAAAGCGAAGAACTGTTCGAAATTGCGCAGGAAGAAGCGGAGGAGCTTGGTTTTGATGTGGAGGAAGCATCAGTCGGGGGCGCGAGCGACGGCAATTTCACGTCGTTATACACGCCGACATTGGATGGTCTTGGACTTGTAGGGGATGGTATTCACGCCGAACATGAGCATATTTTAAAAGACCATATCATTGAACGTTTCGCACTTTTGACGAATACATTGATGGAAGTTGTGAATGAGATTGAGATGGAGGGAAATCGGGATGACGGCAAAAACACTGGCTAA
- a CDS encoding DMT family transporter produces the protein MERLKGIAMILAGSMFWGATGPMMEWLLQKTAMTAEFMLAVRLTIAGILILGIAAMQKKSVFSIWHNRNHSVQLLVFSVIGMVGLQFTFVKSIEVSNAIIATLLQFLAPIFIVIYTSVIGKVLPPRSQLIGICGTLVGLFLLLTNGSVSGLLVSNEALVWGLLLGFTYAFYTLYPARLMAEVGVIIIIGWGMIIGGIIFSVTGQLWRPEQWLLLLDPLNVVIIIATGILGSFAYILFLTSLKYISPVETSILSSIEPLTAMAISVVWLGATLYNWQYVGIVLMLVFVAYLSIAGSKKSPTSNV, from the coding sequence GTGGAACGATTGAAAGGCATAGCGATGATTCTAGCAGGCTCGATGTTTTGGGGGGCTACCGGTCCGATGATGGAATGGCTCCTGCAAAAAACAGCCATGACCGCAGAGTTTATGCTTGCTGTAAGGTTAACGATTGCAGGGATTTTAATACTAGGCATTGCAGCTATGCAGAAAAAATCAGTATTTTCCATTTGGCATAACCGGAACCATTCCGTACAATTGCTGGTTTTCAGTGTGATTGGAATGGTCGGTTTACAATTTACGTTTGTAAAGTCGATTGAAGTGAGCAATGCGATTATTGCAACACTTTTGCAGTTTTTAGCGCCAATCTTCATCGTCATCTATACATCGGTTATTGGGAAGGTTCTTCCACCGCGCAGTCAATTGATCGGTATTTGCGGTACGCTTGTCGGGCTGTTTTTATTGCTGACAAACGGCTCGGTATCAGGATTGCTTGTGAGTAATGAAGCGCTTGTTTGGGGACTGCTGTTAGGATTTACGTATGCATTTTATACACTGTATCCTGCTCGACTGATGGCTGAAGTAGGGGTCATCATCATTATCGGCTGGGGTATGATCATAGGCGGAATTATTTTCTCGGTAACGGGGCAGCTTTGGAGACCGGAGCAATGGCTGTTGCTGCTGGATCCGTTAAATGTAGTCATCATTATTGCTACAGGCATTTTGGGATCCTTCGCCTATATTTTATTTTTAACAAGCCTGAAATACATATCACCAGTTGAAACGAGTATTTTATCGAGTATTGAACCATTGACGGCAATGGCGATTTCCGTTGTCTGGCTCGGTGCGACATTGTATAACTGGCAGTATGTCGGTATTGTATTAATGCTAGTGTTTGTCGCCTATTTATCAATTGCCGGGAGCAAAAAGTCTCCCACTTCGAATGTCTAA
- a CDS encoding argininosuccinate synthase gives MANKKVVLAYSGGLDTSVAIPWLKEQGWDVIAVCLDVGEGKDLEFIRNKALQVGAVESYMIDAKDEFAEDFALISLQGHTWYEQKYPLVSALSRPLISKKLVEIANETNADAVAHGCTGKGNDQVRFEVSIKALNPDLEVLAPVREWGWSRDEEIEYAAKHGVPIPATLDSPFSIDQNLWGRANEAGVMEDPWVAPPEEAYGLTVSLEEAPNTPEYVEIEFVEGKPVSINGIQMKLADLIQELNKIAGEHGIGRIDHVENRLVGIKSREVYEIPGAKVLLTAHKELEDITLVKELAHFKPIIEQKLSEIIYNGLWFNPIRTALEAFLKETQKYVNGTVRVKLYKGHAIVEGRKSPNSLYSEELATYSKHDQFNHASAVGFIELWGMPTVVASEVAKSSKQTVNK, from the coding sequence ATGGCGAACAAAAAAGTCGTATTGGCATATTCAGGTGGACTTGATACATCAGTAGCAATTCCATGGTTAAAAGAACAAGGTTGGGACGTAATCGCAGTATGTCTTGATGTTGGTGAAGGTAAGGACTTAGAATTTATCCGTAACAAAGCACTTCAAGTAGGTGCTGTTGAATCATATATGATCGATGCAAAAGATGAGTTTGCAGAAGATTTTGCATTAATCTCATTACAAGGACACACTTGGTATGAGCAAAAGTATCCATTAGTTTCTGCATTATCTCGTCCATTAATTTCTAAAAAATTAGTAGAAATCGCAAATGAAACAAATGCCGATGCAGTAGCACACGGCTGTACGGGTAAAGGGAATGACCAAGTACGTTTTGAAGTATCAATCAAAGCATTAAATCCGGATCTTGAAGTATTGGCACCTGTACGTGAATGGGGCTGGAGCCGTGACGAAGAAATCGAATATGCAGCAAAACACGGTGTTCCAATTCCTGCAACACTTGATTCACCATTCTCGATTGACCAAAACCTATGGGGCCGTGCAAACGAAGCTGGCGTAATGGAAGATCCTTGGGTAGCACCACCAGAAGAAGCATACGGTTTAACTGTTTCATTGGAAGAAGCACCGAATACACCGGAATACGTTGAAATCGAATTCGTTGAAGGGAAACCTGTTTCGATTAACGGTATTCAAATGAAACTGGCAGACTTAATTCAAGAATTAAATAAAATTGCCGGTGAACACGGTATCGGCCGTATCGACCACGTGGAAAACCGTCTAGTTGGTATTAAATCTCGTGAAGTATATGAAATTCCAGGTGCAAAAGTATTATTAACAGCGCATAAAGAATTAGAAGATATTACATTAGTAAAAGAATTGGCGCATTTCAAACCAATCATTGAACAAAAACTATCTGAAATTATCTATAACGGTCTTTGGTTCAACCCGATCCGTACAGCGCTTGAAGCGTTCTTAAAAGAAACGCAAAAGTATGTAAACGGAACAGTTCGTGTAAAACTTTACAAAGGCCATGCGATTGTTGAAGGACGTAAATCTCCAAACTCTCTATACTCTGAAGAATTGGCGACATATTCAAAACATGACCAATTCAACCATGCTTCTGCTGTAGGCTTTATCGAATTATGGGGTATGCCGACAGTTGTTGCATCAGAAGTAGCAAAAAGTTCAAAACAAACAGTAAATAAATAA
- a CDS encoding toxic anion resistance protein gives MAENPLFEDLNKRAEQEPAPTTDLVEQPQKQLVSEQELSQIRQRQEQLKQQPQVQQLAEKIDVKNQIAVLEFGKETAQGISTFSDRMLATIKQSNLEKSTTLLNNLNKIMDRFDPQDFQEEQKKGFLKKLFSKSKEQLERILSKYDTMNKEVDVVYNEIQKYEVEMKRNTVQLEQMYDENLNYFHTLSEHIAAIDIKVNDLRQQLPALSAKADSGDHEAIMELETVTRGIELLEQRGYDLEMAQQVSFQSAPQIRLMQQGNNHLIGKINSAFVTTIPIFKQGLIHAVTMQRQKLVSDSMAELDRRTNEMLVRNAENVRQNSVNIARQAGSPSIKVETIETTWKTIISGIEETKQIQAETVRNREEGRKRIEQLQLEYEKLKSM, from the coding sequence ATGGCTGAAAATCCATTATTTGAAGATTTAAACAAACGAGCTGAGCAAGAGCCGGCACCAACGACTGATCTTGTCGAACAACCACAAAAACAACTTGTTTCGGAACAGGAGCTTTCTCAAATCCGTCAGCGTCAGGAACAGCTAAAACAGCAGCCGCAAGTTCAGCAGCTTGCAGAAAAAATTGACGTAAAAAATCAAATCGCCGTTCTCGAATTCGGTAAAGAAACCGCTCAGGGTATTTCAACATTTTCAGACCGTATGCTTGCAACGATTAAACAAAGCAATCTGGAAAAATCGACAACATTACTCAACAATCTAAATAAAATTATGGACCGCTTTGATCCTCAGGATTTCCAGGAAGAGCAGAAAAAAGGCTTCCTGAAAAAACTGTTTTCAAAAAGCAAAGAGCAATTGGAGCGCATTTTATCCAAATACGATACGATGAACAAAGAAGTCGATGTCGTTTATAACGAAATTCAGAAGTACGAAGTGGAAATGAAACGAAACACCGTACAGCTGGAACAAATGTATGATGAGAATTTAAACTACTTCCATACATTAAGCGAGCATATTGCGGCAATCGATATTAAAGTAAACGATTTGCGTCAGCAGCTGCCGGCATTGTCGGCGAAAGCGGATTCCGGTGACCATGAAGCGATCATGGAGCTTGAAACGGTAACACGCGGAATCGAGCTATTGGAGCAACGAGGCTACGATCTTGAAATGGCCCAGCAAGTATCATTCCAGTCAGCCCCGCAAATTCGTTTAATGCAGCAAGGGAACAACCATCTAATCGGAAAAATCAACTCCGCATTCGTGACGACAATTCCGATTTTCAAACAAGGTCTGATCCACGCCGTTACAATGCAGCGACAAAAGCTTGTTTCGGATTCGATGGCTGAACTGGACCGCCGTACAAATGAAATGCTTGTGCGAAACGCGGAGAATGTCCGTCAAAATTCGGTGAACATCGCGCGTCAGGCAGGCAGTCCAAGCATTAAAGTCGAAACGATCGAAACAACTTGGAAGACGATCATTTCGGGTATTGAAGAAACAAAACAGATTCAGGCAGAAACAGTTCGCAATCGTGAAGAAGGGCGTAAGCGCATTGAACAATTGCAGCTTGAATATGAAAAATTAAAGAGCATGTAA
- a CDS encoding methyltransferase domain-containing protein encodes MQLSIYTKNPHAKAISYLLAKNPATVYERQVKGHAVRFVYHKMTDDELYASIFVTPDSLALVKDNEAFDITHYINDREFAVSTIFLSLIRSALGTALNGKPKEEYIQFAAMDFPFTFEFGPISSKLTDEEIRNLWEPLGYEVTINTMTDAKRARFLTLANTIPLKKALQQIFILIPVMDDYKHYFIDEAERERLENYGEGWLEAHPMRAFIYKKALRFKQLYKTEENEQKVDKPSLNTRRYETIAEVVTALKPKTVIDMGAGEGKLSVLLAQIESITKLYSVDPSNHALAKMQKRFADQQFAAAPIIKWGSLYYEDQEFTDADVFILCEVIEHVDEERLPQMMQLITQNYKPKHLIITTPNAEYNTVYELEEMRHDDHRFEWDRKQFEAWCKAVAPNYELRFEGIGTVHEKYGAPTQMCVMTRRDSHAS; translated from the coding sequence ATGCAATTATCTATTTACACGAAAAATCCGCATGCGAAAGCAATTTCATATTTACTGGCGAAAAACCCGGCAACCGTTTATGAGCGCCAAGTAAAAGGGCACGCGGTTCGATTTGTATATCATAAAATGACTGATGACGAATTATACGCATCCATCTTTGTTACACCTGATTCATTGGCGCTTGTAAAAGACAATGAAGCATTTGATATTACCCATTACATTAATGACCGTGAATTTGCAGTAAGTACCATTTTCTTATCGCTTATTCGTTCAGCTTTAGGCACAGCGCTGAACGGAAAGCCTAAGGAAGAATATATCCAATTTGCAGCAATGGACTTTCCGTTTACGTTTGAATTTGGTCCCATTTCCTCAAAGCTCACAGACGAGGAAATCCGAAATTTATGGGAACCGTTAGGCTATGAAGTAACAATTAACACAATGACTGACGCTAAACGTGCACGATTCTTAACGCTTGCAAACACCATTCCGTTAAAGAAAGCACTTCAGCAAATTTTTATATTAATCCCGGTTATGGATGACTATAAGCATTATTTTATTGATGAAGCCGAGCGGGAGCGGTTGGAAAATTACGGAGAGGGCTGGCTTGAAGCTCATCCGATGCGTGCGTTCATTTATAAAAAAGCATTGCGCTTTAAACAGTTATACAAGACAGAAGAGAATGAGCAAAAAGTCGACAAGCCATCTTTAAATACGCGTCGCTATGAAACGATTGCAGAGGTGGTTACAGCATTAAAACCTAAAACGGTCATCGATATGGGGGCAGGAGAAGGGAAATTATCGGTGCTTCTTGCGCAGATCGAATCGATTACTAAGCTGTACAGTGTCGATCCTAGTAATCATGCACTTGCAAAAATGCAAAAACGGTTTGCCGATCAGCAATTTGCCGCGGCACCCATTATTAAATGGGGCTCACTTTACTATGAGGATCAAGAGTTTACAGACGCGGATGTATTTATTTTATGCGAAGTCATCGAGCATGTTGATGAGGAAAGACTGCCTCAAATGATGCAGCTCATCACACAAAACTACAAGCCAAAGCATTTAATTATTACGACGCCAAACGCGGAGTATAATACGGTTTACGAGCTTGAGGAAATGCGCCATGATGATCACCGCTTCGAATGGGACCGCAAGCAGTTTGAGGCGTGGTGTAAAGCGGTTGCGCCAAACTATGAATTACGATTTGAAGGAATCGGTACAGTACATGAAAAGTACGGTGCACCTACTCAAATGTGTGTCATGACAAGGAGAGATTCTCATGCAAGTTAA
- a CDS encoding SDR family NAD(P)-dependent oxidoreductase: MKKTVFITGATSGIGRIITEMLVKEGHTVYATGRNDSAINYLNGIGAVAYKADLRIPSQIDEVVSQLPPIDIAILNAGLGYFESAVDLADQEIDQMLDVNVRAPIHLAKRLAPAMIERKNGHFIFVGSQAGKVATKKASVYAASKHAVTGFVNGLRLELAEYNIHVTGIYPGPIDTPFIQKADATNAYKDAIGKFLLPPEKVAKEVVYAIGKRPREVNLPRIMSVTSKLYAVAPALVEFVGKGFFNKK; the protein is encoded by the coding sequence ATGAAAAAGACAGTTTTTATTACAGGAGCGACAAGCGGTATTGGACGCATCATTACAGAAATGCTTGTAAAAGAAGGGCATACCGTTTATGCAACTGGAAGAAACGACAGTGCCATTAATTATTTAAATGGGATAGGGGCGGTTGCCTACAAAGCGGATTTACGAATTCCATCGCAAATAGATGAAGTCGTTTCGCAACTTCCGCCAATCGATATCGCTATTTTAAACGCCGGATTAGGTTATTTTGAAAGTGCAGTAGATTTAGCTGATCAGGAAATCGATCAAATGCTCGATGTAAATGTCCGTGCACCGATCCACTTGGCAAAACGTCTGGCACCGGCAATGATTGAAAGAAAGAATGGCCATTTTATCTTTGTCGGTTCACAGGCAGGCAAGGTCGCTACAAAAAAAGCGAGTGTTTATGCAGCGAGTAAACATGCAGTTACCGGTTTTGTGAATGGTCTTCGTCTGGAGCTGGCAGAGTACAATATACATGTTACCGGAATTTATCCGGGCCCGATCGATACACCGTTTATTCAAAAAGCCGATGCGACAAACGCTTATAAAGATGCAATCGGGAAATTTTTATTACCTCCTGAAAAAGTGGCTAAAGAAGTTGTCTATGCCATCGGGAAACGTCCGCGTGAAGTGAATCTACCCCGTATTATGAGTGTAACAAGTAAATTATATGCAGTCGCGCCAGCACTTGTAGAATTTGTCGGCAAAGGATTCTTTAATAAGAAGTAA
- the argH gene encoding argininosuccinate lyase, translating into MAKLWGGRFQKSAESWVDEFGASIGFDQQLVLEDIEGSVAHVTMLGAQNILPKEDVEKILDGLAQLKVKAEAGELEFSVSNEDIHLNLEKMLIDLIGPAGGKLHTGRSRNDQVATDMHLFLKKRVPEVIGLIEHFQKTIVEQAEQNVDTIAPGYTHLQRAQPISFAHHLMVYFWQLQRDKERFTESMKRIDILPLGAGAMAGTTFPIDRLKSAELLGFAEVYANSMDAVSDRDFIVEFLSNSALLMTHLSRFAEEIIIWSTDEFKFIELDDAFSTGSSIMPQKKNPDMAELIRGKTGRAYGNLMGLLTVLKGTPLTYNKDMQEDKEGMFDTMDTVLGSLKIFEGMVRTMTVNKARLHSAVHSDFSNATELADYLATKGMPFREAHEVTGKLVFTCIQQGIYLLDLPLEEMQKESALIEEDIYAVLAPEAAVSRRNSLGGTGFEQVALQIQNAKQLLV; encoded by the coding sequence ATGGCAAAATTATGGGGCGGTCGTTTCCAAAAGTCTGCAGAAAGCTGGGTTGACGAGTTTGGGGCATCGATTGGCTTTGATCAGCAGTTAGTGTTGGAAGATATTGAAGGTTCTGTAGCGCATGTTACAATGCTTGGTGCACAAAATATTTTACCGAAAGAGGATGTCGAGAAAATTCTGGACGGTCTTGCACAATTGAAAGTAAAAGCCGAAGCGGGTGAACTGGAGTTTTCAGTTTCAAATGAAGACATCCATTTAAATCTTGAGAAAATGCTGATTGATCTAATCGGTCCTGCTGGAGGGAAGCTTCACACTGGACGCTCACGTAATGACCAAGTCGCAACAGATATGCACTTATTCCTGAAAAAGCGCGTACCTGAAGTAATCGGCTTGATCGAACATTTCCAAAAAACGATTGTCGAGCAGGCAGAGCAGAATGTGGACACGATTGCACCAGGCTACACGCATTTACAGCGCGCACAGCCGATTAGTTTTGCCCACCATTTAATGGTGTACTTCTGGCAGTTGCAACGTGATAAAGAGCGTTTTACAGAATCGATGAAACGCATTGATATTCTACCTTTAGGTGCCGGGGCGATGGCAGGTACGACATTCCCGATTGACCGTCTGAAATCGGCTGAACTGCTTGGTTTTGCAGAAGTGTATGCCAATTCGATGGATGCGGTAAGCGACCGTGACTTTATCGTTGAATTTTTATCAAATTCAGCACTATTAATGACACACTTATCACGTTTTGCGGAAGAAATCATTATTTGGTCTACGGATGAATTTAAATTCATCGAGCTGGATGATGCATTCTCAACGGGTTCATCTATTATGCCGCAAAAGAAAAATCCGGATATGGCGGAACTGATTCGTGGGAAAACAGGCCGTGCATACGGGAATTTAATGGGGCTGTTAACAGTTTTAAAAGGTACGCCGTTAACATACAACAAAGATATGCAGGAAGATAAGGAAGGCATGTTCGATACGATGGATACGGTATTAGGTTCACTGAAAATCTTCGAAGGCATGGTTCGTACGATGACGGTCAATAAAGCGCGTTTACACAGTGCGGTACATTCAGACTTTTCGAACGCGACAGAGCTTGCGGATTATTTGGCGACAAAAGGCATGCCGTTCCGTGAAGCGCATGAAGTAACAGGAAAGCTTGTATTTACATGTATCCAGCAAGGCATCTACCTACTGGATCTGCCATTGGAAGAAATGCAGAAAGAATCTGCATTAATTGAAGAAGACATATATGCAGTACTTGCACCGGAAGCCGCTGTGAGCCGACGTAATTCACTAGGTGGCACAGGTTTTGAGCAAGTGGCACTTCAAATTCAAAATGCGAAACAGCTATTAGTATAG
- a CDS encoding MFS transporter has translation MTNTKTSQTWVLTLFALGVFMAALDNGIISAALTTINSSFNVEANWGAWGVTLYTLGLAISVPIVGKLSDRYGRKKLFIVEIALFGLGSLLVALSPNFTFYLISRFIQAMGGGGIFIIGTSYVVSTLPAEKQGKALGLLGGMNGVAAVLGPNIGSVILDLTGSWHWLFLINVPIAIFLVIMGYLKLEETKDAAPGKLDMTGTVLLSVAILGIMYGLTNIEGINFFSSLIEPTVYPYLLAGIIVLVILYFYETRLERRGGDPILPVALMRQPTYLLTLLLGLLSGAMLAAMIFIPAFSEQVLGIKSEHAGYWMTPLALAAGIGAAVGGILVDKRGPVLAVLFSGLVAAIGFFLFPTWIDAKWQFVIASVIGGVGMGVLLGAPLNILATEKLEANKGTALASLSLIRTIGMTIAPTIYAGFIARGFSEIPSLFKNDFQGILQQNVQQANLSEQATAELAQVGSQFAAGGQFSEEQMMTVVQNIQDPTLKEVIMNSVNEVTVMAAQNGYGGLFYSAVVIAICIFAVGLFLKPIRKKSLEI, from the coding sequence ATGACAAATACAAAGACTTCGCAAACATGGGTGCTTACGTTATTTGCACTTGGCGTATTTATGGCGGCACTCGATAATGGCATTATCAGTGCCGCACTGACAACGATCAACAGTTCGTTTAATGTCGAAGCAAATTGGGGAGCCTGGGGTGTTACACTGTACACACTCGGCTTGGCTATCAGTGTTCCGATTGTAGGGAAACTTTCGGACCGATATGGACGAAAAAAACTGTTTATTGTTGAAATTGCGCTTTTTGGTCTAGGTTCACTGCTCGTTGCACTTAGCCCGAACTTTACATTTTATCTGATTTCCCGCTTTATCCAGGCGATGGGCGGAGGCGGTATTTTTATTATCGGTACTTCGTATGTCGTAAGTACACTGCCTGCGGAAAAGCAAGGGAAAGCATTAGGATTACTTGGCGGGATGAATGGGGTTGCCGCTGTTTTAGGTCCAAATATCGGAAGTGTCATTTTGGATCTGACAGGCAGCTGGCATTGGCTGTTTTTAATTAATGTGCCAATCGCAATTTTCCTTGTTATCATGGGTTATCTCAAACTGGAAGAAACAAAAGATGCAGCACCCGGCAAGCTTGATATGACGGGGACGGTTCTGCTTTCTGTCGCGATTTTAGGGATTATGTACGGGCTGACAAATATTGAGGGGATTAACTTCTTCAGTTCTCTGATCGAACCGACAGTCTATCCGTATTTACTGGCTGGGATTATCGTACTTGTTATCCTTTACTTCTATGAAACTCGTCTTGAACGCCGTGGTGGGGACCCGATTTTACCGGTGGCGTTAATGCGTCAGCCGACTTATTTACTGACATTGTTGTTAGGTCTTCTATCTGGTGCGATGCTTGCTGCAATGATTTTCATTCCAGCCTTTTCGGAGCAAGTATTGGGCATTAAATCCGAGCATGCCGGGTACTGGATGACACCGCTTGCACTGGCTGCAGGGATTGGGGCAGCGGTTGGCGGTATTTTAGTCGATAAAAGAGGGCCGGTCTTAGCGGTTCTGTTTTCAGGTCTCGTTGCCGCAATTGGCTTTTTCCTGTTCCCGACATGGATTGATGCCAAATGGCAGTTTGTCATTGCATCCGTAATTGGCGGTGTCGGCATGGGGGTACTTTTAGGAGCACCACTGAACATTTTGGCTACTGAAAAACTCGAAGCAAATAAAGGGACGGCACTAGCGTCATTATCGTTAATCCGAACAATCGGGATGACAATCGCGCCAACGATTTATGCTGGATTTATCGCGCGCGGCTTCAGTGAAATCCCATCCTTATTTAAAAACGACTTTCAAGGAATTTTGCAGCAAAATGTACAACAGGCGAATTTATCGGAACAGGCTACTGCTGAGCTTGCTCAAGTGGGCAGTCAGTTTGCAGCAGGCGGTCAGTTTTCCGAGGAACAAATGATGACTGTCGTCCAAAACATACAGGATCCGACGTTAAAAGAAGTCATTATGAATTCTGTCAATGAAGTAACGGTTATGGCAGCACAGAACGGCTATGGCGGCCTGTTTTACTCGGCAGTTGTCATTGCAATCTGCATTTTTGCAGTTGGATTGTTTTTAAAACCGATTCGAAAAAAATCATTGGAAATTTAA
- a CDS encoding SIR2 family NAD-dependent protein deacylase: MTAKTLANLMRESNRTVVLTGAGMSTESGIPDFRSSTGLWQNIDPRIVASTESMQKNYEQFREFYQGRITALDNCKPHQGHVILADFEKRGLVSIIATQNVDQLHQRAGSKNVAELHGNIVTVRCQKCGKPHAKEQFLNNNICTYCSGKLRPNVVLFGETLPMEAWDRTLHEIHEADLVIVIGTSLEVYPVNQLPSMSKGKLVYINRQQTSTSAHYSFDLVLKGSAGEVLADVHRELEKLKK, encoded by the coding sequence ATGACGGCAAAAACACTGGCTAATTTGATGAGAGAATCGAATCGTACAGTTGTGCTGACGGGTGCCGGGATGTCGACCGAATCGGGCATACCGGATTTTCGATCGTCAACAGGTCTGTGGCAAAATATTGATCCGCGTATTGTTGCCTCTACCGAAAGTATGCAGAAGAACTATGAACAGTTCCGCGAGTTTTACCAGGGGAGAATTACCGCTCTGGACAACTGCAAGCCGCATCAGGGGCATGTAATATTGGCGGACTTCGAAAAGCGCGGACTTGTTTCGATTATCGCGACCCAAAATGTCGATCAGCTGCATCAGCGGGCGGGTAGTAAAAATGTAGCGGAACTTCACGGCAATATCGTGACAGTCCGCTGCCAAAAATGCGGCAAACCACATGCAAAAGAACAATTTTTGAATAACAATATTTGCACCTATTGTTCCGGTAAGTTACGGCCGAATGTTGTGCTGTTTGGTGAAACATTACCGATGGAAGCATGGGACCGTACACTCCACGAAATACATGAGGCGGACCTTGTCATAGTAATCGGCACAAGTTTGGAAGTATACCCTGTCAATCAGCTGCCGAGCATGTCGAAAGGGAAGCTCGTCTATATAAACCGCCAGCAAACGTCCACGAGCGCACATTATTCGTTTGATTTAGTATTGAAAGGGTCGGCCGGGGAGGTTTTGGCTGATGTTCATCGAGAGTTGGAGAAATTAAAAAAGTAA
- a CDS encoding RrF2 family transcriptional regulator codes for MRLTVYTDYSLRTLMYLGVRGRENLVTIQEIADAYQISKNHLMKVTHDLGKHGYIETIRGRGGGIRLALEHEQINIGDVVRKTEDDFHLVECFNPEGNLCKISPECRLKFALHEALKAYLAVLDTYTLADVLVSKNILSELFDITQTSK; via the coding sequence GTGCGGTTAACAGTATATACAGACTATTCTTTGCGTACGCTCATGTATTTAGGCGTACGGGGCAGAGAAAATTTAGTTACGATTCAGGAAATTGCAGATGCGTATCAGATTTCCAAAAACCATTTAATGAAAGTAACCCATGATTTAGGAAAACATGGCTATATTGAAACGATTCGCGGACGCGGTGGTGGCATCCGTCTGGCACTTGAACATGAACAGATCAATATCGGTGATGTCGTCCGTAAGACAGAAGATGACTTTCACCTTGTTGAATGTTTCAATCCGGAAGGAAATCTTTGCAAAATTTCACCGGAGTGCAGGCTGAAATTTGCTTTACACGAAGCATTAAAAGCATATTTGGCTGTGCTTGATACCTATACATTGGCGGATGTGCTCGTATCGAAAAACATTTTAAGTGAATTATTCGACATTACCCAAACTAGTAAATAA